A single region of the Chryseobacterium culicis genome encodes:
- a CDS encoding YceD family protein: MDKLRNYDVSFSGLKNGRHEFKFEIDNTFFQLFDTEQEFTNPRIEVKVSLDKHTTFLEFEIKINGLVELVCDITNEDFDYPIENEIKILVNFGEEYDDSNEDVITIPTAEHAFNVAHLIYENVMLSIPMKKISPNVGDEDLKILDQFSPKDIEVTEEEEHESDPRWDALRKLKDNN; the protein is encoded by the coding sequence ATGGACAAGTTAAGAAACTATGACGTAAGCTTTTCCGGACTTAAAAACGGAAGACACGAGTTCAAGTTTGAGATAGATAATACGTTCTTTCAATTATTTGACACTGAGCAGGAATTTACAAATCCTAGAATAGAAGTGAAAGTATCACTTGATAAGCACACTACTTTTCTGGAATTTGAGATTAAAATTAATGGATTGGTTGAGTTAGTTTGCGATATCACAAATGAAGATTTCGACTATCCTATTGAAAATGAAATCAAAATTTTGGTGAATTTCGGGGAAGAATATGATGACAGCAATGAAGATGTTATTACTATTCCTACTGCAGAGCATGCTTTCAATGTAGCACATTTGATTTATGAAAATGTAATGCTTTCTATCCCGATGAAAAAGATTTCACCCAATGTAGGTGATGAAGATCTTAAAATTCTTGACCAGTTCAGTCCTAAAGATATTGAGGTAACTGAAGAAGAAGAACATGAAAGTGACCCTAGATGGGATGCTTTAAGAAAATTAAAAGACAATAATTAA
- the pdxA gene encoding 4-hydroxythreonine-4-phosphate dehydrogenase PdxA — protein MSPKNHKVRVGISIGDFNGIGPEIIMKSLKDKTITDFFTPVIFGSGKLFTYQKNIFKLNLNFNYVNEASQAQVGKLNMVNLTKENVNVELGVPTEESTKMAIDSLEAATEALMKGDIDVLVTAPINKDEMVKMGFKHAGHTGYFEEKFSKKGLMFLVTEDLKVAVSTHHIPIAQVAENISKEKIKKQIRVLNQTLIEDFCIQKPKIAVLGLNPHAGDGGVIGNEEIEIISPTIKELSDNGILAFGPFPADSFFQPSKYKNFDAVLAMYHDQGLAPFKTLAYEEGVNYTAGLPFIRTSPDHGVAYDIAGKNIADEQSFTEAIFTAIKVFKNRSEYRELMSDRLQPRKITVDNGIDEDLPEETEA, from the coding sequence ATGAGCCCAAAAAACCATAAAGTACGAGTAGGAATTTCAATCGGTGATTTCAACGGCATCGGTCCGGAGATCATCATGAAGTCTCTGAAAGACAAAACTATTACAGATTTTTTCACTCCTGTAATTTTTGGTTCGGGAAAATTATTCACTTATCAGAAAAATATTTTTAAGCTGAATCTTAACTTCAACTATGTTAACGAGGCTTCACAGGCACAGGTAGGAAAACTCAACATGGTTAACCTTACCAAAGAAAACGTGAATGTAGAATTGGGAGTTCCTACTGAAGAATCCACAAAAATGGCGATTGATTCTTTAGAAGCGGCTACTGAAGCTTTGATGAAAGGAGATATTGATGTACTGGTAACCGCTCCTATCAACAAAGATGAGATGGTAAAAATGGGCTTTAAGCATGCCGGACACACGGGATATTTTGAAGAGAAATTCAGCAAAAAAGGATTAATGTTCCTTGTCACTGAAGATCTTAAAGTAGCTGTTTCCACCCATCATATTCCTATTGCTCAGGTAGCTGAAAATATTTCCAAGGAAAAAATAAAGAAACAGATCAGGGTATTAAATCAGACTCTTATAGAGGATTTCTGTATTCAAAAGCCTAAAATTGCGGTATTGGGGTTAAATCCTCACGCAGGAGACGGCGGTGTTATCGGAAATGAAGAAATTGAAATTATCAGCCCGACTATTAAAGAACTTTCTGACAACGGAATATTGGCATTCGGACCTTTCCCTGCAGACAGCTTTTTCCAGCCGAGCAAATACAAAAATTTCGATGCCGTACTCGCAATGTATCATGATCAGGGGCTGGCTCCTTTCAAAACATTAGCGTACGAAGAAGGAGTAAATTATACCGCAGGACTTCCTTTTATCCGAACATCTCCGGATCACGGAGTTGCTTACGATATCGCAGGAAAAAATATCGCTGATGAACAAAGTTTCACAGAAGCGATCTTCACGGCTATCAAAGTTTTCAAAAACAGAAGTGAATACAGAGAACTGATGAGCGACCGCCTGCAGCCTAGAAAAATAACTGTAGACAACGGAATAGACGAAGATCTACCAGAGGAAACTGAAGCATAA